The proteins below are encoded in one region of Shewanella algae:
- a CDS encoding sensor histidine kinase: protein MPLNNKTRKRLLITTMLVTGLFITLKLTYWYHLDKGFTQYQALADKQLSEVISFIEGALIRYESIPHVLSTNPMLARVIKSSADKSEISKINKYFEEIQHVTEASDIYLLNSQGDAIAASNWQQAYSFIGQNYAFRPYYTEAIAGRLGSYYAVGTSSNTRGFYFSYPIYDQGRVLGVIVVKVDIADIEEQMTGLAKAGQYELAISGEDEVIFLASIANWRLRSLQPLAAERLQQITLSRRYADRKLQELRIDPPYRQETPAHRTLYRIENDQGQAQYLDTRNEMTKVGWYVHVLTPVAPLYRSLPPVMLLSASIFLLLALGLLFSLERRRNLRRMRQAQSQLEHRVKERTRELEDANTQLKQTQDELIQAAKLTVIGSLSASINHEINQPLAALRSYAQNTQTFLGRGMHDKAQENLVTIISLTDRLAEIVAQFKSFTRKSQGQDKPTSINETVQEALTIVHPEIDKQGVRLELQLPGKPWCFYGDKIRLQQVLVNLISNAIVAMQRVDERLLTISISVEEMLCIRIQDSGPGVNESQMEKIFEPYFTTSQRQGLGLGLSISRRIVESMQGSISVANAAEGGAVFQILLPLYHGEETQ from the coding sequence ATGCCGCTCAACAACAAGACCCGAAAGCGCCTGCTTATCACCACCATGCTGGTGACGGGTCTGTTTATTACCCTCAAACTGACCTACTGGTACCATCTGGATAAGGGATTCACCCAATACCAGGCCCTGGCAGACAAACAGCTCAGCGAAGTCATAAGCTTTATTGAAGGCGCACTCATTCGCTATGAGAGTATTCCCCATGTGCTGTCCACCAACCCCATGCTGGCCCGGGTAATCAAGAGTAGCGCAGACAAGAGCGAAATCAGCAAAATCAACAAATACTTTGAAGAGATACAGCATGTCACCGAAGCCTCTGATATCTATCTGCTCAATAGCCAAGGGGATGCTATTGCCGCCAGTAACTGGCAGCAAGCCTATTCGTTTATCGGTCAGAATTATGCCTTTCGCCCCTACTACACAGAAGCCATAGCCGGCAGGCTGGGCAGCTATTACGCCGTCGGCACCTCGTCCAACACCAGGGGGTTTTATTTCTCCTACCCGATTTACGATCAGGGTAGAGTACTCGGTGTCATAGTGGTCAAGGTCGATATTGCCGATATTGAAGAGCAGATGACGGGGCTGGCCAAGGCGGGCCAGTATGAACTGGCCATCAGCGGTGAGGATGAAGTCATCTTTCTGGCCAGTATTGCCAATTGGCGCCTGAGGTCACTGCAACCCTTGGCTGCGGAAAGGTTACAGCAGATAACCCTTAGCCGCCGTTATGCCGACCGTAAGCTGCAGGAACTCAGGATAGATCCGCCCTACCGGCAGGAAACACCCGCCCACAGGACACTATATCGGATAGAAAACGATCAGGGCCAGGCCCAATATCTGGATACTCGCAATGAAATGACCAAGGTAGGCTGGTATGTGCATGTGCTGACACCTGTTGCACCTTTGTATCGTTCACTGCCCCCTGTGATGTTGCTGTCCGCCAGTATTTTTCTGTTGCTGGCATTGGGGCTGCTGTTCAGTCTCGAGCGGCGCCGTAACCTAAGACGCATGCGCCAAGCCCAGAGCCAGCTGGAACATAGGGTCAAAGAACGTACCCGGGAGTTGGAAGATGCCAACACCCAACTGAAACAAACCCAGGATGAACTGATCCAGGCCGCCAAGCTGACTGTCATCGGCAGTCTGTCTGCCAGCATCAACCATGAAATCAATCAACCATTGGCGGCGCTGCGCAGTTATGCCCAAAACACTCAAACCTTTCTTGGTCGGGGCATGCATGACAAGGCACAGGAAAACCTGGTCACCATCATCAGCCTGACCGACCGCTTGGCGGAAATAGTTGCCCAGTTCAAGAGCTTCACCCGCAAGAGCCAGGGCCAGGACAAGCCCACCAGTATCAATGAAACCGTGCAGGAGGCGCTGACCATAGTGCATCCGGAAATCGACAAGCAGGGGGTCCGGCTCGAACTGCAGCTCCCGGGTAAGCCCTGGTGCTTCTACGGCGATAAAATACGCCTGCAACAGGTACTGGTGAACCTTATCAGCAACGCCATAGTCGCCATGCAACGAGTCGATGAGCGTTTGTTGACTATCAGCATCAGCGTAGAAGAGATGCTGTGTATCCGTATTCAGGATTCCGGCCCCGGCGTCAACGAAAGCCAGATGGAGAAAATTTTCGAACCCTATTTTACCACCAGCCAACGACAGGGATTGGGTCTGGGACTCTCCATCTCCCGCCGAATTGTCGAGTCCATGCAGGGCTCCATCAGCGTCGCCAACGCCGCCGAAGGTGGCGCTGTATTTCAGATCCTGTTGCCTCTGTACCACGGCGAGGAAACCCAATGA
- a CDS encoding sigma-54-dependent transcriptional regulator — translation MSEQEYTVLILDDEPHIGTVLSQLFELEGISAKASTQPKEILRHLSREWMGVVITDVNMPGMDGISVMQQIKQLDADLPVILITGFGDIAMAVSAVKQGAYDFLEKPFNNEHILDVVKRALDKRSLTLENRKLKQELESQSLPGPRILGNSPGIRQMRHLIHQVLDTPADILIEGETGTGKELVARYLHDHSPRHGANFVAINCGAIPENIIESELFGAEAGAFTGADKTRIGKFEYANGGTLFLDEIESTPMALQVKLLRVLEDRRVERLGSNKSIALDIRVIAATKVDLKELCRQGSFREDLFYRLNLVTVAIPPLRERREDIPLLFLHFARIASARYHKALIALGGEQQARLSTHEWPGNVRELRNLAERYVLLGAEAAFAGAIGSSDSLQSGMSLTQRVEFFERLLIEEALAHNKGSIKLTMEQLELPRKTLYDKMRKYGLERKDYLNDAP, via the coding sequence ATGAGCGAACAAGAATACACAGTCCTGATCCTGGACGACGAACCCCATATAGGCACAGTGCTGAGCCAGTTATTTGAACTCGAAGGCATCAGTGCCAAAGCATCGACCCAACCGAAAGAGATCTTGCGCCACCTCAGCCGCGAATGGATGGGAGTGGTCATTACCGATGTCAACATGCCCGGCATGGACGGCATCAGTGTCATGCAGCAAATCAAACAGCTGGATGCCGATCTACCGGTGATACTGATCACCGGCTTTGGCGATATCGCCATGGCGGTCAGCGCCGTTAAACAGGGCGCCTATGACTTTCTGGAAAAACCCTTCAACAACGAGCATATTCTGGATGTCGTCAAGCGGGCACTGGACAAGCGCAGCCTGACGCTGGAGAACCGCAAGCTCAAGCAGGAGCTGGAATCCCAGAGCCTGCCAGGCCCCAGGATCCTCGGCAACAGTCCGGGCATCCGTCAGATGCGCCATCTCATCCACCAGGTGCTGGATACTCCGGCCGATATCCTGATCGAGGGTGAAACCGGCACTGGCAAAGAGTTGGTTGCCCGTTACCTGCACGATCACAGCCCCAGACACGGCGCCAACTTTGTCGCCATCAACTGTGGCGCTATCCCGGAAAACATCATAGAGAGTGAGCTGTTCGGTGCAGAAGCAGGAGCCTTTACCGGCGCCGACAAGACCCGGATTGGCAAATTTGAGTACGCCAACGGCGGTACCCTGTTCCTCGATGAAATTGAAAGCACACCTATGGCATTGCAGGTCAAGTTGCTGCGTGTACTGGAAGACAGGAGAGTCGAGCGTCTGGGCTCCAATAAATCCATAGCGCTGGATATCAGGGTGATTGCCGCGACCAAGGTCGACCTCAAAGAACTGTGCCGCCAGGGCAGCTTTCGCGAAGATCTCTTCTATCGTCTCAATCTGGTGACTGTAGCCATTCCGCCGCTGAGGGAGCGACGGGAAGATATTCCCTTGCTGTTTCTGCACTTTGCCCGTATTGCTTCGGCCCGCTACCACAAGGCGCTGATTGCCCTTGGCGGTGAACAGCAGGCCCGTCTCAGTACCCATGAATGGCCCGGCAATGTGCGCGAATTGAGAAATCTGGCGGAACGTTATGTTCTGCTTGGCGCCGAGGCAGCCTTTGCCGGCGCCATAGGCAGCAGTGACAGCCTGCAAAGCGGCATGTCACTGACTCAAAGGGTGGAGTTTTTCGAAAGACTGCTGATTGAAGAAGCCCTGGCGCACAACAAGGGCTCCATCAAGCTGACCATGGAACAGTTGGAGCTACCGCGCAAGACCCTCTACGACAAGATGCGCAAATATGGTCTTGAGCGTAAAGATTACCTCAACGATGCCCCCTGA
- a CDS encoding MFS transporter, protein MTKVEAVGRHARDTRLIWALCVASVVVYINLYLMQGMLPLIAEHFQVTAAKSTLVLSVTSFTLAFSLLGYAIVSDRIGRHKPIVISLWALALSNILLVFVKDFNALVAVRLLQGILLAAVPAIAMAYFKEQLRPETMLKAAAVYITANSFGGIIGRLFGGLMSQHLLWQDAMWLLLAVSLFGVALVSYLLPNAVSAAKRERLPKQWRFWRGGSEDLRGFVHHLKDSQMRLAYLIGGLAFMMMVNQYSFIQLHLMAPPYDWSRFEATLIFLCYSSGTLASYYTARWIARHGQLPLFRISLLLMLCGSLLTLLDTQVWICVGFLLTSCGFFITHSCCNSFVAMRASSHRAKATSLYLCCYYLGAAMGGPFLMLFWQRDEWQGVVMGSMVLLFLTSLAVWRLGWRQKQPLSQEMDTPQGASLR, encoded by the coding sequence GTGACTAAGGTCGAAGCCGTTGGCCGGCATGCGCGTGATACCCGTTTGATTTGGGCACTGTGCGTGGCATCAGTGGTGGTTTATATCAATCTGTATTTGATGCAGGGGATGCTGCCCTTGATTGCCGAGCATTTTCAGGTAACGGCGGCCAAGTCGACTCTGGTACTGTCTGTCACCAGCTTTACGCTGGCGTTTTCCTTGCTTGGCTATGCCATAGTCTCGGACAGGATTGGCCGTCACAAGCCGATAGTTATCAGCCTCTGGGCCCTGGCGCTGTCCAATATCTTGTTGGTATTTGTTAAAGATTTCAATGCACTGGTGGCGGTGAGGTTGCTTCAGGGGATATTGCTGGCGGCTGTACCGGCCATCGCCATGGCTTATTTCAAGGAGCAACTCAGACCTGAGACCATGCTCAAGGCCGCGGCGGTTTACATTACCGCCAACAGTTTCGGTGGCATTATCGGTCGGCTGTTTGGCGGGCTGATGTCGCAACATCTATTATGGCAGGATGCCATGTGGCTGCTGCTGGCGGTGAGTCTGTTTGGGGTGGCACTGGTCAGCTATTTACTGCCCAATGCCGTCAGCGCCGCCAAGCGAGAACGGCTGCCGAAACAGTGGCGTTTCTGGCGTGGTGGCAGTGAAGACCTACGGGGCTTTGTACATCACCTCAAGGATAGTCAGATGCGACTGGCTTACCTTATTGGTGGGCTGGCATTTATGATGATGGTCAACCAGTACAGCTTTATTCAGTTGCACTTGATGGCACCGCCTTATGATTGGAGCCGGTTTGAGGCGACACTGATTTTCCTCTGCTACTCAAGCGGCACACTGGCGTCTTATTACACCGCCAGGTGGATTGCCCGCCATGGGCAGTTGCCTCTGTTCAGAATTTCCTTGCTGCTGATGTTGTGCGGCAGTCTGCTGACTCTGCTGGATACCCAGGTGTGGATTTGCGTAGGCTTTTTGCTTACCTCCTGCGGTTTCTTTATTACCCACAGTTGCTGTAACTCCTTTGTGGCCATGCGCGCCAGCAGCCACAGGGCTAAGGCCACTTCATTGTATCTGTGCTGCTATTACCTTGGCGCCGCAATGGGAGGCCCTTTTTTGATGCTGTTCTGGCAGCGGGACGAGTGGCAGGGCGTGGTGATGGGCTCCATGGTTTTGCTGTTTTTGACATCGCTGGCGGTTTGGCGTCTTGGCTGGCGGCAAAAACAGCCGCTCAGCCAGGAGATGGATACGCCTCAGGGGGCATCGTTGAGGTAA